From Phenylobacterium montanum, the proteins below share one genomic window:
- a CDS encoding potassium transporter Kup, translating to MPGELPVAAQAAEPTAQAHSSHAPDAHGGRFWSLALGAIGVVFGDIGTSPLYAFRQALKQATGDGHVQPEAVYGVVSLALWALIMVVTVKYVIFLMRADNKGEGGVLSLTALAQHVNGRRTLLVFAFGVIGAALFYGDSIITPAISVLSAIEGLQTVPALQNVVTPGGGVVIVLSLLILTGLFAVQFRGTANVAIFFGPVLVCWFALIAAFGVMHIVHEPGVLLAASPSYAVMFLARHGMVSLMVLGSVFLTVTGAEALYADMGHFGRWPIQAAWLFLALPCLMLNYLGQGAFALQMVQATHGQVQDMDWFFQMTPVILRVPMVVLATAATVIASQAVITGAFSLTNQAMQLGLLPRMVVKRTSATQAGQIYLPQINGMLAVGVVLLIAVFKSSDALGQAYGLAVTGTMAVTTSLSFIVVRKMWRWPLIGALALIGPLLTMDLFFLGANSLKIFSGAALPLVMGAALFLVMATWVRGNDILAKKLQKDTPPLDSFLGILRARPPHRVTGTAVYLTSDPAHAPAALLHNLKHNRVLHQQNIILSVETLETPRAPEEQRVSCHKIDDDFTQVTVRYGFMETPNIPKALAACRSQGLLIDMMSTSFFLGRKTVVATSRKGLGQLQDRLYILLAKNAANPTDFFQIPPGRVLEMGAQLSI from the coding sequence ATGCCTGGCGAACTTCCTGTCGCCGCTCAAGCCGCAGAACCCACCGCCCAGGCCCATAGCTCGCACGCGCCCGACGCCCACGGCGGACGGTTCTGGTCGCTGGCCCTGGGCGCCATCGGGGTGGTGTTCGGCGACATCGGCACGAGCCCCCTGTACGCCTTCCGCCAGGCCCTCAAGCAGGCCACCGGCGATGGTCATGTGCAACCTGAAGCGGTCTATGGTGTGGTCTCGCTCGCCCTCTGGGCCCTGATCATGGTGGTGACGGTCAAGTACGTCATCTTCCTGATGCGGGCGGACAACAAGGGCGAGGGCGGCGTCCTGTCGCTGACCGCCCTGGCCCAGCACGTCAACGGCCGCCGCACCCTCCTGGTGTTCGCCTTCGGGGTGATCGGGGCGGCGCTGTTCTACGGCGACTCCATCATCACCCCGGCGATTTCGGTCCTGTCGGCGATCGAGGGACTGCAGACCGTGCCGGCCCTGCAAAACGTGGTCACGCCCGGCGGCGGCGTTGTCATCGTGCTCAGCCTTCTGATCCTGACCGGCCTCTTTGCGGTGCAGTTCCGCGGCACGGCCAATGTGGCGATCTTCTTCGGGCCGGTGCTGGTCTGCTGGTTCGCCCTGATCGCGGCCTTCGGGGTGATGCACATCGTCCATGAGCCGGGCGTGCTGCTGGCCGCCAGCCCCAGCTACGCCGTCATGTTCCTGGCGCGCCACGGCATGGTGAGCCTGATGGTGCTGGGCTCGGTGTTCCTGACCGTGACCGGCGCGGAGGCGCTCTACGCCGACATGGGCCACTTCGGCCGCTGGCCGATCCAGGCCGCCTGGCTGTTCCTGGCCCTGCCCTGCCTGATGCTGAACTATCTGGGCCAGGGCGCCTTCGCCCTGCAGATGGTCCAGGCCACCCATGGCCAGGTGCAGGACATGGACTGGTTCTTCCAGATGACGCCGGTGATCCTGCGCGTGCCCATGGTGGTGCTGGCCACCGCCGCCACCGTGATCGCCAGCCAGGCGGTGATCACCGGCGCCTTCTCCCTGACCAACCAGGCCATGCAGCTGGGCCTGCTGCCCAGGATGGTGGTCAAGCGCACCTCGGCCACCCAGGCCGGCCAGATCTACCTGCCCCAGATCAACGGCATGCTGGCCGTGGGCGTGGTGCTCTTGATCGCGGTGTTCAAGAGCTCGGACGCACTCGGCCAAGCCTATGGCCTGGCCGTCACCGGGACCATGGCGGTGACCACCTCGCTGTCCTTCATCGTGGTGCGCAAGATGTGGCGCTGGCCGCTGATCGGCGCCCTGGCCCTGATCGGGCCGCTCCTGACCATGGACCTGTTCTTCCTGGGGGCCAATTCGCTGAAGATCTTCTCCGGCGCCGCCCTGCCGCTGGTGATGGGTGCGGCCCTGTTCCTGGTCATGGCCACCTGGGTGCGCGGCAACGACATCCTGGCCAAGAAGCTGCAGAAGGACACCCCGCCGCTGGACAGCTTCCTGGGCATCCTGCGCGCGCGCCCGCCGCACCGGGTGACCGGCACCGCCGTCTACCTGACCTCGGACCCGGCCCACGCCCCGGCCGCCCTGCTGCACAACCTCAAGCACAACCGCGTGCTGCACCAGCAGAACATTATCCTGTCGGTCGAGACCCTGGAGACGCCCCGGGCGCCCGAGGAGCAGCGGGTCAGCTGCCACAAGATCGACGACGACTTCACCCAGGTCACCGTGCGCTACGGCTTCATGGAGACGCCGAACATCCCCAAGGCCCTGGCCGCCTGCCGCAGCCAGGGGCTCCTGATCGACATGATGTCGACCTCGTTCTTCCTGGGCCGCAAGACGGTGGTGGCCACCAGCCGCAAGGGCCTGGGCCAGCTGCAGGACCGTCTCTACATCCTCCTGGCCAAGAACGCCGCCAACCCCACCGACTTCTTCCAGATCCCGCCCGGCCGGGTGCTGGAGATGGGCGCGCAGCTCAGCATCTGA
- the thiC gene encoding phosphomethylpyrimidine synthase ThiC, translated as MNIQTPIDKSIPTGERPGSHKVYQAGTLFPDLRVPFREVAVHPSAGEPPVTIYDPSGPYTDPNASIDIHKGLARPRDAWVLARGDVERVEPRQVKPEDNGGAAGKHLAPQFQSDRKPFRAKGGAAVTQLEYARRGIITPEMEFVAIRENMRRQAAAGTRDGEDFGAEIPDFFTPEFVRDEVARGRAIIPANINHGELEPMAIGRNFLVKINANIGNSAVLSSVEDEVDKMVWAIRWGADTIMDLSTGRNIHNIREWIVRNCPTPVGTVPIYQALEKVNGVAEDLNWEVFRDTLIEQAEQGVDYFTIHAGVRLPYIPLTAKRVTGIVSRGGSILAKWCLAHHKENFLYEHFEDICEIMRAYDVSFSLGDGLRPGSLADANDAAQFAELETLGELTKVAWKHGVQVMIEGPGHVPMHKIKANMDKQLKLCHEAPFYTLGPLTTDVAPGYDHITSAIGAAMIGWFGTAMLCYVTPKEHLGLPDREDVKQGVIAYKIAAHAADIAKGHPGARDWDDALSRARFEFRWEDQFNLGLDPETAREYHDETLPKEAHKVAHFCSMCGPKFCSMKISHEIRDAAAGQNDVETGMAEMADKFRAGGGEIYVEAGAEKA; from the coding sequence ATGAATATCCAGACCCCCATCGACAAGTCGATTCCCACCGGCGAGCGCCCCGGCTCGCACAAGGTCTATCAGGCCGGGACCCTGTTCCCTGACCTGCGCGTGCCGTTCCGCGAGGTGGCCGTGCATCCCAGCGCCGGCGAGCCGCCGGTGACCATCTACGATCCCTCCGGCCCCTATACCGACCCGAACGCATCGATCGACATCCATAAGGGCCTGGCCCGGCCGCGCGACGCCTGGGTCCTGGCCCGCGGCGACGTCGAGCGCGTCGAGCCCCGCCAGGTCAAGCCGGAGGACAACGGCGGCGCGGCCGGCAAGCACCTGGCGCCCCAGTTCCAGTCCGACCGCAAGCCTTTCCGCGCCAAGGGCGGGGCGGCGGTGACCCAGCTGGAATACGCCCGCCGAGGGATCATCACCCCGGAGATGGAGTTCGTGGCCATCCGCGAAAACATGCGCCGCCAAGCGGCTGCAGGGACGCGCGACGGCGAGGACTTCGGCGCCGAGATCCCGGACTTCTTCACCCCCGAGTTCGTGCGCGACGAGGTGGCCCGCGGGCGGGCGATCATCCCGGCCAACATCAACCACGGCGAACTGGAGCCGATGGCGATCGGCCGCAACTTCCTGGTCAAGATCAACGCCAATATCGGCAATTCGGCGGTCTTGTCCTCGGTCGAGGACGAGGTCGACAAGATGGTCTGGGCGATCCGCTGGGGCGCCGACACCATCATGGACCTCTCCACTGGCCGCAACATCCACAACATCCGCGAATGGATCGTGCGCAACTGCCCGACGCCCGTGGGCACGGTGCCGATCTACCAGGCGCTGGAGAAGGTGAACGGCGTCGCCGAGGACCTGAACTGGGAGGTGTTCCGCGACACCCTGATCGAACAGGCCGAGCAGGGGGTGGACTATTTCACCATCCACGCCGGCGTGCGCCTGCCCTACATCCCGCTGACCGCCAAGCGCGTCACCGGCATCGTCAGCCGCGGCGGCTCGATCCTGGCCAAGTGGTGCCTGGCGCACCACAAGGAGAACTTCCTCTACGAGCACTTCGAAGACATCTGCGAGATCATGCGGGCCTATGACGTCAGCTTCAGCCTGGGCGACGGCCTGCGCCCCGGCTCGCTGGCCGACGCCAACGACGCGGCCCAGTTCGCCGAGCTGGAGACCCTGGGCGAACTGACCAAGGTCGCCTGGAAGCACGGCGTGCAGGTGATGATCGAAGGCCCCGGCCACGTTCCGATGCACAAGATCAAGGCCAACATGGACAAGCAGCTGAAGCTTTGCCACGAGGCGCCGTTCTACACCCTCGGCCCGCTCACGACGGACGTGGCGCCCGGCTACGACCACATCACCTCCGCCATCGGCGCGGCCATGATCGGCTGGTTCGGCACGGCCATGCTCTGCTACGTCACGCCCAAGGAGCATCTGGGCCTGCCGGACCGCGAGGACGTCAAGCAGGGGGTGATCGCCTACAAGATCGCCGCCCATGCCGCCGACATCGCCAAGGGCCATCCGGGCGCCCGGGACTGGGACGACGCCCTGTCCCGCGCCCGCTTCGAGTTCCGCTGGGAGGACCAGTTCAACCTGGGCCTGGATCCCGAGACCGCCCGCGAATACCACGACGAGACCCTGCCCAAGGAGGCGCACAAGGTGGCGCACTTCTGCTCCATGTGCGGCCCCAAGTTCTGCTCGATGAAGATCAGCCACGAGATCCGCGACGCGGCCGCGGGGCAGAACGACGTCGAGACCGGCATGGCCGAGATGGCGGACAAGTTCCGCGCCGGCGGCGGGGAGATCTATGTCGAGGCCGGCGCGGAAAAAGCCTGA
- a CDS encoding ATP-binding protein: MPHRIHITGASGCGVTTLGAALAGRLGLAHLDTDSFYWLPTDPPFTDKRPVPERLALLDQTFADAPRGWALSGSLDGWGDPLIPRFDLVVFLQVPTEIRMARVIARERQRFGAAIDPGGAMHQASQDFRAWCAGYDAGGMAGRNLQRHLAWLEALPCPVLRLDGTEPTSALAEVVTQAIGR; this comes from the coding sequence ATGCCGCACCGGATCCACATCACCGGCGCTTCCGGCTGCGGCGTGACCACCCTGGGCGCGGCCCTGGCCGGGCGGCTGGGGCTGGCGCACCTGGACACCGACAGCTTCTATTGGCTGCCGACCGATCCGCCGTTCACCGACAAGCGGCCCGTCCCGGAGCGGCTGGCCCTGCTGGATCAAACCTTCGCCGATGCGCCGCGGGGCTGGGCGCTGTCGGGGTCGCTGGACGGCTGGGGCGATCCCTTGATTCCGCGGTTCGACCTGGTGGTGTTCCTGCAGGTCCCGACCGAGATCCGCATGGCCCGCGTCATCGCCCGCGAGCGCCAGCGCTTTGGCGCGGCGATCGATCCAGGCGGCGCGATGCACCAGGCGTCGCAGGACTTCCGGGCCTGGTGCGCGGGCTATGATGCGGGCGGCATGGCGGGGCGGAACCTCCAGCGTCATCTGGCCTGGCTCGAGGCGCTGCCCTGCCCCGTCCTGCGGCTGGACGGAACCGAACCTACGTCGGCGCTGGCTGAGGTCGTGACGCAGGCGATCGGCCGATGA
- a CDS encoding pentapeptide repeat-containing protein gives MSTRLPAAGDQVRGEPLVGLNWAGADLSDCRFEDCVIEDPAFSETVLVGARFIRCRLLRCRFANADLREAVFEDCALADPVARQGPVFAFSRLDEAAFRRCDLSLARFDRSSLHAIVLEDCNLRGARFEKVDFSRTFGRKVMTTQASFRRCRLDLADLSGARLPGCELCECDLREADLSGADLTDADLRRSNLFGAILDNARLGGSDLRGAEVSGLDLTRLAAREGLKITPDQQYPLLDALGIDVQPD, from the coding sequence ATGAGCACCCGGCTCCCCGCAGCCGGCGATCAGGTACGCGGCGAGCCCCTGGTCGGCCTCAACTGGGCCGGCGCGGACCTGAGCGATTGCCGCTTCGAGGACTGCGTGATCGAGGACCCAGCATTTTCCGAGACTGTGCTGGTCGGCGCGCGCTTCATCCGCTGTCGGCTGCTGCGCTGCCGTTTCGCCAACGCAGACCTGCGCGAGGCGGTTTTCGAGGACTGCGCCCTGGCCGACCCCGTCGCGCGCCAGGGGCCGGTGTTCGCCTTCAGCCGGCTGGACGAGGCGGCGTTCCGGCGCTGCGACCTCAGCCTCGCCCGGTTCGACCGCTCCAGCCTGCACGCCATCGTGCTGGAGGACTGCAATCTGCGGGGGGCGCGGTTCGAAAAGGTCGACTTCTCCCGCACGTTCGGTCGCAAGGTGATGACCACCCAGGCCAGCTTCCGCCGCTGTAGGCTGGACCTGGCCGACCTGTCGGGCGCGCGCCTGCCCGGCTGCGAGCTTTGCGAATGCGACCTGCGCGAGGCGGACCTGTCGGGCGCGGACCTGACCGATGCGGATCTGCGCCGCTCGAACCTGTTCGGCGCGATCCTGGACAATGCGCGGCTCGGGGGCTCCGACCTGCGCGGGGCCGAGGTCAGCGGCCTGGACCTGACCCGCCTCGCCGCCCGCGAAGGCCTCAAAATCACGCCGGACCAGCAATATCCCCTGCTCGACGCCCTTGGGATCGACGTGCAGCCGGATTGA
- a CDS encoding flavodoxin family protein → MKTLLIVYDTVTGATRQMAEAVARGAGGEDEVAVRLLYAGEAGPEDVLAADGYVFATPEMLAALAGRMKFFFDRSYYPVLDRIQGRPYAAVICAGSDGQNALRQIERIAAGWRLKAVAEPIVVCTHAQTPEAILAPKTVGAAELLRGEELGAALAAGLALGVF, encoded by the coding sequence GTGAAGACCCTGCTGATCGTCTACGACACAGTCACCGGCGCCACGCGCCAGATGGCCGAGGCGGTGGCGCGGGGAGCCGGCGGTGAAGACGAGGTCGCGGTCCGGCTGCTGTACGCCGGCGAGGCCGGGCCGGAGGATGTGCTGGCGGCGGACGGCTATGTCTTCGCCACGCCCGAGATGCTGGCCGCCCTGGCGGGGCGGATGAAATTTTTCTTCGACCGCAGCTACTATCCCGTGCTCGACCGTATCCAGGGGCGGCCCTATGCGGCCGTGATCTGCGCCGGAAGCGACGGCCAGAACGCCCTGCGCCAGATCGAGCGGATCGCCGCCGGCTGGCGGCTGAAGGCCGTGGCCGAGCCGATCGTCGTCTGCACCCACGCCCAGACACCCGAGGCCATACTGGCGCCCAAGACCGTGGGCGCCGCAGAGCTGCTGCGCGGCGAGGAACTGGGCGCCGCCTTGGCCGCGGGGCTGGCCTTGGGGGTATTCTAG
- a CDS encoding phytanoyl-CoA dioxygenase family protein, translating to MPDLAHFPADTSPDDLFAALARDGALVLDDVLDQAAVDALVAEIGPYVEATQPGRDVFSGFNTTRTGALVARSPLTRERVLDTRIRALCDRLLLPFCQRYQLHLTQLIRIMPGQVAQPLHRDRWAWGKHLKDVEPQLNTIWALTDFTRENGATQVAPGSVTWPDERVPDPAAVTCAEMRRGSVLVYTGGVFHGGGANDSQADRWGLNITYALGWLRQEENQYLSCPPEIAATLDPELQALIGYAMGSYALGYYTPPLPAGAGPEVVPPEHALHAGSGEYSMGSDELLAAIRDEIGAAREPA from the coding sequence ATGCCAGACCTCGCCCACTTCCCCGCCGATACGTCGCCCGACGACCTCTTCGCCGCGCTCGCGCGCGACGGGGCGCTGGTGCTGGACGATGTGCTGGATCAGGCGGCGGTCGACGCCCTGGTCGCGGAGATCGGGCCCTATGTGGAGGCGACCCAGCCGGGGCGGGACGTGTTCAGCGGCTTCAACACCACGCGCACCGGCGCGCTGGTGGCCAGGTCGCCGCTGACGCGGGAGCGGGTGCTCGACACCCGCATCCGCGCCCTGTGCGACCGCCTGCTGCTGCCGTTCTGCCAGCGCTACCAGCTGCACCTGACCCAGCTGATCCGCATCATGCCCGGCCAGGTCGCCCAGCCGCTGCACCGCGACCGCTGGGCCTGGGGCAAGCACCTGAAGGATGTCGAGCCGCAGCTGAACACCATCTGGGCCCTGACCGACTTCACCCGCGAAAACGGGGCGACCCAGGTCGCGCCCGGATCGGTCACCTGGCCCGACGAGCGGGTCCCCGATCCGGCCGCGGTCACCTGCGCCGAGATGCGGCGGGGCTCGGTGCTGGTCTATACCGGCGGGGTGTTCCACGGCGGCGGCGCCAACGACAGTCAGGCCGACCGCTGGGGCCTGAACATCACCTATGCGCTGGGATGGCTGCGGCAGGAGGAGAACCAGTACCTGTCGTGCCCGCCGGAGATCGCCGCGACCCTGGATCCGGAGCTGCAGGCGCTGATCGGCTACGCCATGGGCTCCTATGCGCTGGGCTACTATACCCCGCCGCTGCCGGCCGGCGCCGGGCCTGAGGTGGTGCCGCCGGAGCACGCCCTGCACGCGGGTAGCGGCGAATACAGCATGGGTTCGGACGAGCTTTTGGCCGCGATCCGGGACGAAATCGGCGCCGCCCGCGAACCGGCCTGA
- a CDS encoding long-chain-acyl-CoA synthetase: MKFEARVQREVRFLRGLLRTLRRVRSIAADSPNLICDDLEAAVDQWRERPAITFGERTITYAELDGVANRYAHWAQEHGLRRGQTVALFLPNRIDYLSIWYGLSKIGVATALINNNLTGSQLSHCLEISGATQVIADAETAPVFASVRESLSRHMVLWTLGPAVGDQRDLGKALKSCSQLRPDRSTRAGMTARDVALYIYTSGTTGLPKAAKITHMRAQLYMRGFAGATGAHKEDRLYQVLPLYHATGGLCGMGAALLNGGSVVLKSRFSASHFWSDVAAEKCTLFVYIGELCRYLVNQPESEAEHGHRLRLAFGNGLRPDVWGTVKDRFRIPEILEFYGSTEGNVSFFNFDGKPGSIGRIPAYVKKRFNARLVKFDVETEAPLRGLDGRCQETAPGEVGECVGHIGGDVRGEFAGYADKVASEKKILRDVFEPGDAWFRTGDLMRQDEEGYFYFVDRVGDTFRWKGENVSTSEVAGILSGVPGVLEATVYGVKVGEQDGRAGMASLVVDKSFDITALAALADEQLPAYARPVFLRLQPQIEVTGTFKYRKVDLVADGFDPAVIKHPLYVRDPAKGYVKLTKAVYAKVVSGAVRV; this comes from the coding sequence ATGAAGTTCGAGGCGCGGGTCCAGCGTGAAGTCCGGTTCCTGCGCGGGTTGCTCCGGACCCTGCGGCGGGTCCGCTCGATCGCCGCCGATTCGCCCAACCTGATCTGCGACGACCTCGAGGCGGCGGTCGACCAATGGCGCGAGCGGCCGGCCATCACCTTCGGCGAGCGCACCATCACCTATGCCGAGCTGGACGGCGTCGCCAACCGCTACGCCCATTGGGCGCAAGAGCATGGCCTGAGGCGCGGCCAGACCGTGGCCCTGTTTCTGCCCAACCGCATCGACTACCTGTCGATCTGGTACGGCCTCAGCAAGATCGGGGTCGCCACCGCCCTGATCAACAACAACCTGACCGGCTCGCAGCTCAGCCACTGCCTGGAAATCTCGGGCGCCACCCAGGTGATCGCCGACGCGGAGACCGCCCCGGTGTTCGCCTCGGTGCGCGAGAGCCTTTCGCGCCACATGGTGTTGTGGACCCTGGGCCCCGCCGTCGGCGACCAGCGCGACCTCGGCAAGGCCCTGAAGAGCTGCAGCCAGCTGCGCCCCGACCGCTCGACCCGGGCCGGCATGACCGCCCGCGACGTGGCGCTCTACATCTACACCAGCGGCACCACCGGCCTGCCCAAGGCGGCCAAGATCACCCACATGCGCGCCCAGCTCTACATGCGCGGCTTCGCCGGCGCGACCGGGGCGCACAAGGAGGACCGCCTCTACCAGGTGCTGCCGCTGTACCACGCCACCGGCGGGCTCTGCGGCATGGGCGCGGCGCTGCTCAACGGCGGTTCGGTGGTGCTGAAGAGCCGGTTCTCGGCCAGCCATTTCTGGAGCGACGTCGCGGCCGAGAAATGCACCCTGTTCGTCTATATCGGCGAGCTGTGCCGCTATCTGGTGAACCAGCCGGAGAGCGAGGCCGAGCATGGCCACCGCCTGCGGCTCGCCTTCGGCAACGGGCTCAGGCCCGACGTCTGGGGTACGGTCAAGGACCGCTTCCGCATCCCCGAGATCCTGGAGTTCTACGGCTCGACCGAGGGCAACGTCTCCTTTTTCAATTTCGACGGCAAGCCGGGCTCGATCGGCCGCATCCCGGCCTATGTGAAGAAGCGCTTCAACGCTCGGCTGGTGAAGTTCGATGTCGAAACCGAAGCCCCCTTGCGCGGACTGGACGGCCGCTGCCAGGAGACGGCGCCGGGCGAGGTGGGCGAATGCGTCGGCCACATCGGCGGCGACGTGCGCGGCGAGTTCGCCGGCTATGCCGACAAGGTGGCCAGCGAGAAGAAGATCCTGCGCGACGTGTTCGAGCCCGGCGACGCCTGGTTCCGCACGGGCGACCTGATGCGCCAGGACGAGGAGGGCTATTTCTATTTCGTCGACCGGGTGGGCGACACCTTCCGCTGGAAGGGCGAGAACGTCTCCACGAGCGAGGTGGCCGGCATCCTCTCCGGCGTTCCGGGGGTGCTGGAGGCCACGGTCTATGGGGTCAAGGTCGGCGAGCAGGACGGGCGCGCCGGCATGGCCTCGCTGGTGGTGGACAAGAGCTTCGACATCACCGCCCTGGCCGCCCTGGCCGACGAGCAGCTTCCGGCCTATGCGCGCCCCGTGTTCCTGCGCCTGCAGCCGCAGATCGAGGTCACCGGCACCTTCAAGTACCGCAAGGTCGACCTGGTGGCCGACGGCTTCGACCCGGCGGTGATCAAGCACCCGCTCTATGTGCGCGACCCGGCCAAGGGCTATGTGAAGCTGACCAAGGCGGTCTACGCCAAGGTGGTGTCGGGGGCGGTCAGGGTTTGA
- a CDS encoding DUF983 domain-containing protein, which yields MSKPNLWRGMARGFAGKCPHCGQGRLFRAYLKVESPCAACGHDNGQYPADDAPPYFTILILGHVVIAPLVVLPVIWTLNPVLVLAVALPTVGALALILLPRVKGAVVGLHWAIHKNEGVVPGQGEDSGAWAPPEA from the coding sequence ATGAGCAAGCCCAATCTATGGCGCGGCATGGCCCGCGGCTTCGCCGGCAAGTGCCCCCATTGCGGCCAGGGCCGGCTGTTCCGCGCCTATCTGAAGGTCGAGAGTCCCTGCGCCGCCTGCGGCCACGACAATGGCCAGTACCCGGCCGACGACGCCCCGCCCTATTTCACCATCCTGATCCTGGGTCACGTGGTGATCGCGCCCCTAGTGGTCCTGCCGGTGATCTGGACCCTGAACCCGGTTCTGGTGCTGGCCGTGGCCCTGCCGACCGTCGGGGCGCTGGCCCTGATCCTCTTGCCCAGGGTCAAGGGGGCGGTGGTCGGCCTGCACTGGGCGATCCACAAGAACGAGGGCGTCGTGCCCGGCCAGGGCGAGGACAGCGGCGCCTGGGCCCCCCCCGAAGCCTGA
- a CDS encoding alpha/beta hydrolase gives MSYRDPEIGQIRQVLAGLVAPADAPRPSVEKQRADYEAFGRSIPLPDGCEVEPISAGGVPAQRMTPRGADRGAAILYLHGGGYVIGSAATHAHMVARLAEAAGTVAINLDYRLAPEHPYPAAVDDAVAAYGWMLEQGWPASRIVIAGDSAGGGLTLATAVALKAKGLPQPAGLYPISPWTDLTQSGAAHTAKLASDPICNPAGLEEMSGLYRAGAAANEPLVSPLFADLSGLAPMLIHVGSEEVLLTDATALAERAALAGVEVRLEAWPEMIHVWPFFHAMLAAGRRAIAEAGAWIGGRVAAGA, from the coding sequence GTGAGCTATCGTGATCCCGAGATCGGCCAGATTCGCCAGGTTCTCGCCGGGCTGGTGGCGCCGGCGGACGCGCCGCGGCCCTCGGTGGAGAAGCAGCGGGCGGACTACGAGGCCTTCGGCCGTTCGATTCCCCTGCCGGACGGCTGCGAGGTCGAGCCGATCTCGGCCGGAGGGGTTCCCGCCCAGCGCATGACCCCGCGCGGCGCCGACCGGGGCGCGGCGATCCTCTACCTGCACGGCGGCGGCTATGTGATCGGCAGCGCCGCCACCCACGCCCATATGGTGGCGCGCCTTGCCGAAGCGGCGGGGACGGTGGCCATCAACCTGGACTATCGCCTGGCGCCCGAGCATCCTTATCCGGCGGCGGTGGACGACGCCGTGGCCGCCTATGGCTGGATGCTGGAGCAGGGCTGGCCGGCGTCGCGGATCGTCATCGCCGGGGATTCCGCAGGCGGGGGCCTGACCCTGGCCACGGCGGTGGCGCTGAAAGCCAAGGGCCTGCCGCAGCCGGCCGGCCTCTATCCGATCAGCCCCTGGACCGACCTCACCCAGTCGGGCGCCGCTCATACGGCCAAACTGGCGAGCGATCCGATCTGCAACCCGGCCGGCCTGGAGGAGATGTCCGGTCTTTATCGCGCCGGAGCCGCAGCGAACGAACCTCTGGTCTCGCCCCTGTTCGCCGACCTCTCGGGCCTGGCGCCCATGCTGATCCATGTGGGCTCGGAGGAAGTGCTCTTGACCGACGCCACGGCCCTGGCCGAGCGCGCCGCCCTGGCCGGGGTCGAGGTGCGGCTGGAGGCTTGGCCCGAGATGATCCACGTCTGGCCGTTCTTCCACGCCATGCTCGCAGCCGGCCGCCGCGCCATCGCCGAGGCGGGCGCCTGGATCGGGGGGCGGGTGGCGGCGGGGGCCTGA